A single window of Montipora capricornis isolate CH-2021 chromosome 14, ASM3666992v2, whole genome shotgun sequence DNA harbors:
- the LOC138033437 gene encoding melatonin receptor type 1A-like, whose protein sequence is MSLTAINRYYRICRSNSSYRRIFSRNKSRFWLAFIWLFVAIYIAVPRLVEIQDFEFVPGYAQCSIKHLNEKAKIIHYSIVLTFFLAIPSLATAVSYSKVLRTIRQHKMEVLPSICQMRKRTNAARISVQEIKLSRSLFTVVLAFIVCWIPLWVIVILRRFFIISMTRNVELMCMFCLYVSNTINPVIYAGMNSSFRLAFRRIITCRSRRLISVHAKEERNVNGVALVLGEILSKQRGSRAKPVEQVVGNDATGIAEARIQIRESLYQRGNENEIADKKTRFLSVYHRENKL, encoded by the coding sequence ATGAGCCTGACAGCCATCAACAGATACTATCGAATTTGCCGATCAAACTCTAGCTACAGAAGGATCTTTTCTCGAAACAAATCTCGTTTCTGGTTGGCGTTTATCTGGCTCTTTGTCGCAATCTACATTGCAGTTCCCCGCCTGGTAGAGATTCAAGATTTCGAGTTTGTTCCGGGATATGCGCAATGTTCAATAAAACATCTCAACGAAAAAGCTAAAATTATTCATTACTCAATCGTTTTGACCTTTTTCCTCGCCATACCGTCGTTAGCAACGGCAGTTTCCTACTCCAAAGTCTTAAGGACCATTCGACAGCACAAGATGGAGGTTCTTCCATCCATTTGCCAGATGCGTAAAAGGACTAATGCAGCGCGTATATCTGTGCAGGAAATCAAACTTAGCCGATCACTTTTTACTGTGGTTCTAGCGTTCATTGTATGCTGGATACCGCTTTGGGTAATTGTGATTTTAAGAAGGTTCTTCATTATAAGTATGACGAGAAATGTTGAACTTATGTGCATGTTTTGTCTGTACGTTTCTAACACTATAAATCCTGTCATATACGCCGGTATGAATTCTTCGTTCAGATTAGCGTTCCGTAGAATCATCACTTGTCGATCAAGAAGACTTATCTCAGTTCACGCAAAAGAGGAGAGAAATGTTAATGGCGTCGCTTTGGTCCTTGGCGAGATTCTTTCCAAGCAACGTGGCTCAAGGGCCAAACCGGTTGAACAGGTTGTGGGAAATGATGCTACAGGCATTGCAGAGGCCCGAATTCAAATTAGAGAAAGTCTTTATCAAAGAGGAAACGAAAACGAGATAGCAGACAAGAAAACACGATTTCTTTCGGTTTACCATAGAGAAAACAAACTATAA